CCGCAATATGATCAGCCCCGCTTTTCGTGTGGCTTTCTGCTCAAGCACCAGAACGACACGTTTGCAGTTACCGCCAAACACCTTCTGAAGGTGATTAAGCCCAAGGGCATGAAGGCGGTTTCGTTCGGGAATAGTGTCAAATCCTGGTCGTTGTTCCCGCTGCCGGATAAGGCGCGCAGTGTAGTTACCAACCGCTTATTGAACGAGAACAAAGCCGAGTCGTTAGAAGCCAAAGCAACCTACGACCAGGACTGGCTGGTGTTCTCGCTTCAGTCGAACCACTCCGGCATCAAGCCGCTGGAGGCTCGCACCACGCCGTTGCAGCCGGGCGAGAAGCTGTACGTAGTGGGCTGGACGCGCCACATGGACAGCGGCCCGCAACGGGTGTATGAGTTCGAATACTACAAAACGATAGATAATCGGATTCTCGTAAAAGACGTCGTGGTCCCCGAGCAATTCGGCGGGCTGAGCGGCGCCCCACTGGTCGACGAACAAGGCCAAGTGGTAGGCATTGTCTCCAACGGCACGGTCGATCCGACGTCGGGCAAAAAGTACTTCTCCCCTTGCGCCGTATCGGGGCTTCTGTCCTTCCTCGACACCTATCAAAAGAAGTAGAAAAGCCACACGCTTACCCTCCTCAAAAGCCATTGCTGCTAATGCAACACCGCCCCGCCAGAACCTCCTGATTGAGAAGGTTCCGGCGGGGCGGTTCTTTGTATGTGCTTGCTACAGGTTGCGGTAGCTGCTGGTGGATAGGCTGCGTGCGCCTCGTCCGTTCCTCATGGCGCGGGGTACGCAGCCCCTTCCTAGCTGGCGGGCAGCCGATACCCTAGCTTCCTTAGTCGCGGTGCAGGTGCTTGATGATGGCAATAACGTCTTCGTCGCCCAGGGTGGGCGCGGCTTGCTGGAAGGACTCATGGACTGTCTCGCCCAGGGGCGTGTTCAGGCCTTCGGCTTTGGCCAGGCGCAGGTCTTTGGCTAGGTGCTTCAGGGCAAAGGCGGCTTGGAAGTTATCGGCCATGATGGTGTCGCCCTTGATCTTTGCGTACACGTTGCTCATGGCGCCGTTGCCGATGATGGTCTGCATGTCCTCGGGTTTCAGGCCGTGCTGCTGGGCGAAGAGGAAGGTTTCGGCCAAGCCCTGCGTGTGGATGCCCAGCAAGGTGTTGATGGCGAGCTTGGCCAGGTTGCCCTTGCCGACCGGGCCGAGGTGCAGCGCGAGCTTACCTAGGTGCTCAAAGAGCGGCTGGGCCTGTTGGAAGGCCGGCTCGTCGCCGCCCACCATAATCACCAGTTGGCCGCTTTCCGCCTGCTTCACGCTGCCCGAAACCGGCGCATCGAGGTAGGTGTGGCCTTTCTGTTGGCTGAGGGTGGCCATTTCCTGGCTAATGCCGGGCGACACGGTGCTCATATTGATAAGCAGCTTGCCACTGGATTCGGCGGTTAGCAGGCCGTCGGGGCCGGTGAACAGGTCGCGCACGGCCTGATCGTCGGATACCATCAGGAACACCACGTCGGCTTGCTGCACCAAGGCAGCCGGCGAATCGGCGGGGGTGGCACCGGCGGCGCGCAGGGCTTCTTCTTTGTCTTTGCTGCGGTTATAGACGGCAACCGGGTAGCCCGCCTCGAGCAGGCGGCGCGACATCGGGGTACCCATCGTGCCGAGGCCAATCCAGCCTAGTTGGGGTTGTGAGCTCATGTGCAAGAGTTGAGTGAGGTAAATAAGAATGCGGTATTGCTATACCACCTAGGTTGGAATTGGTTGGCTGGTGGGGCGGGAATGCCGCGACTTATTCGGCGAGTAGTAGCGCTGGAAAGTGGCCTAGGTCTCGCTGCACTAGCCACAACGAGCAGCCTGATCCTGTATGTTTGTGCTGCTTTTAGCCTCCTTGCAGCACCCGCATCTTTCCCTTTTCTCGCTTAATGGCCCGTTCTATTCTGCTCCGCGTCGCGTTACTTTTTATTCTGTGCCAGTTGGGCTACACTGCCCAAGCCGGTTCCGGCTTTGCCGACCTCAAACCTGGCCCGCACGGCGTGGGCTTCCGCGTGGTGCAGCAGTACGATTATGCACGCTCCTACCGGGATAAAACCGATTTGGTCACTGGCAAACCCTACGCAGGCGAACAGGCACGACCGATGCAAACCTTGGTGTGGTACCCGGCTCAGAAAACAGGCACACCCCTGCGTTACGCCGATTACATGCGCACGGAAGCTACCGACGAAGTATTGGGGCGGACGGAGGCCGAAGTAGCCGCATTTATGGATGGCCGACGCCAATGGGCCACTGCTAGGCTAGGTGCCAAACAAGCGCAAGCCATGCTCGCGCAGCGCATGTGGGCCGTGCCCAATGCCCCAGCCACGACTGGCAAATTCCCGGTGGTTATTTACGCCGCCGGCGGTGGCGGGGTGGCACACGAAGCAGCCGACCTGTGCGAATACCTCGCCAGCCACGGCTACGTGGTGCTGGCCAGCCGCAGCCTAGGTACGCGCACGAGCCTCATGAACTTCGACCAAGAAGGTCTCGCCACCCAAGCCCGCGACATTCAGTTCCTACTTTCCTACGCGCACACCCTGCCGCAAGCCGACATGACCCACGTGGCCGCCGCTGGCTGGAGCTGGGGTGGCCTAGCCAATGTTTTGGCCGCCTCCCAAGACGCACGCATTGACGCGCTAGTTAGCTTCGATGGCACCCAGCATAAGGATAATACTGTAGCCGTGTCCCGCATGCGCCTCACCGTGCCGTGGCTGTACGTGCAGCGCCGCCCCGAATCGGTGCGGGAACTCAGCGCTAATGACATGGAAACCTCGTCTATCCTGCTCAATGAGGCCAAGTACGCCGACCTGTACCACGTCGTCATGAACCCCATGGAGCATCTAGATTTCTCGACCCTAGCTCTGCGCGTGGCCCAGCCCGACCACTTCACGGAGTATTCCCGGGCTGAAGTGGAAACTGCCTATCATTGGACCTGCCGCTACACGTTAGAATTCTTGAATGCCACGCTGAAGGGCAACGCTGCTGGCCGCCAGTTTCTTGACCGCACCCCCGCGCAAAATGGCGTCTCGCCCCATATGGCCCGGCTATACCACCTCCCGGCGCAGACTGACCTCGTACCCACGCAAGCCGGTTTTGCGGCGGCATTAGCCCAGCAAGGCTTCGCCTACGCCCTGGAAGTCTACCGCCGGATGCAGCAGCAAGATCCCACGTTTGTCCTGCCGGAAAGCGCCCTTAATACCTGGGGCTACCAGCTGATGCGCGACGCACACGACCTGCCCGCCGCCCTTGCCATCTTCCGCCTCGGCACGGCGCTCTACCCCGGCAGCTTCAACCTCTTCGACAGCCTCGGGGAAGCCGATGAAAACAACCACGACCCGGCCACAGCCATCCAGCACTACCGCCGCTCCTTAGAGCTGAACCCGCAGAACAGCAATGCACGGCAACGCCTGCAAGCACTAGGCGCCCCCGCGCCGAGTACATCTGCTAACTAGGTAGCGTCCTGACTAGTTGGAGCTGGTCACCTAGCTGCGGCTTACTTCTTTGCCGACTACCACCTCCTGGGTAAATGTCATGATAGCCGACTGACTTTTGTCATGTCGGCTCTTTTGTTGGCTGCCGTACTTGCCTCCCAATTCAAGCACCTCCTTCACCGATGCTCTGGGCAGGTTTTCTTTTTGGGCTTTTAGGAAGTTTTCACTGCGTGGGCATGTGCGGTGCTATTGCGCTGGCGCTGCCCGGCCGTCTGGATGCTGCCTCGCCTAACTGGCACTACCTAGGTGGTCGTCTGCTCTACAACCTAGGTCGCATCACGACTTACACGGTGCTCGGCGCGGGGGCAGGTTTAGTGGGTCAAACCCTGCGGCTGGCGGGTTGGCAGCAAAGCTTGTCTATCGTATCGGGCTTGCTGATTCTGGTGCTGGTAGTGGTGCCGGAGCGTCACACGAGTCGCGTCGCTGCAGCCGTTGGCCTTGATCGGCCGCTGGCCTGGCTGAAGCAAACGCTGGCGTATCTGTTTCAGCAGGCGTCGCCCGGCGCGTTGTACCTCACCGGCGTGCTGAATGGGTTGCTGCCTTGCGGCCTCGTGTACCTAGCCTTGGCGGGTGCGCTCAGTGCGCCGGGCCTAGGTGGATCGGCTAGCTATATGCTGCTCTTCGGCCTCGGCACACTGCCCTTGATGCTGGGTTTGTCGCTCACTGGTCGGCTGGTGCCGATGCTGTGGCGGGCCCGCATGCGCCAAGCCGTGCCGTATGTGGCTTCGCTGATGGCGGTGCTGTTCATCGTGCGGGGGCTGGGGCTAGGTATTCCGTACCTGAGTCCGCAGCTGAGTGCGCCTACCGCGCAAGCCGCTCAACCTCAACTACCTCCCACCGTGCATTACTGTCGCTAACTCCTCTGATTCGAGGCTGAAGGCAACCGGCCGATACTGTTGAAAAGAAACGCAACTCCAAGCCGTGCCCAAGACCTTTTTAACGCTAGCAGTCGGATGCCTTTGGCCTCGAACCAGAAGAGCCGCATACCTACCCTTCCCTCTCGACTTCACCGGCACTCCGAACGCCGCTACCGCTTACTATCAACTCCTTCCATGAAGACCATTCTCGTTCCGATTGACCTAGCTTCTTCCGCCGAACACACCCTAGCCTACGCCAACAAGCTAGCCGTGCGCTGGCCGGCCGAGGTCGTGCTGCTGCATTGTCATCACGGAGATGGACTTACTGCCGAGGAAAGCACGCAGCTCGAACAGCAGCTGCACACCTTAGCCGAGCGCCTGCGCTACCAGCAGCTCACCCGCCAAGATGGCCGCCGTATCCGCTACCACTACCGGGTGCTCAGCGGCTGCCTCCACGACCACGTACAAGCGGAAGCTGCCAGCTACGCCGCCGACTTAGTGGTAATGAGCCTCGATTACATTGATTGCGGCCGAGTGGAAGCCACCGGCAACCACGCTGCCACCATCACCGGCTTGGTGTCCTGTCCCGTGCTTGTGGTGCCGCCGGGCCGCCGCTCGTTGCCCACTCGCGTGGCCTTTTCCGCCGACTTCAGCACTCTCGACCTAAACGTGCTGCCCAAGACGTCGGCGCTGGAAGGGGCTTTTCCGGCTCAGCTCCAGTTCGTGCAGTTCTACGCTCCCGCCAGCCGCCCGGAGCGTGCGCGCCTGAAGCGTGCCATGGAGAAAGCCGCCTCCCAGCTCACTTGGCCCGACATCACCACCCACCTCGTGGAAGACGACGATCCGCTGGAAGGCATCAGCGATTTCTGCGCCCGCACGCAGACTCAGTTGCTCATCATCGCACCCACTAACAGCGCCTCTCTGCTGCGCTTCTTCGACCTGTGCTACGCCAAAACCCAGTCCTATCACACCCAGATTCCGGTGCTGGTAATTCAGCAGAACGAGCAAAAGCCCACCACCGCCTGCTGCGACCGATGCGCCCAACAAGCCCTGCGCGAAACCCAAGCCGCACTGGTGCTAGGTGCTCATATCTAGAACGATGTAGAGACGCATACTTGCGTCTCGTCGTTGAACGACTAACGCCAAAACGACCAGCGTTATAACCGTTTGGTTTAAATAACATCAGCAACGATTGAGACACAAGTAGGTGTCTCTGCTCTATTACCGTATCTATTAAATTCTTACTCATATGTCGAGTGTAGCTGTTGCTTCCGACACCACCGTTCGCGCCACCGTTGAAGCTTGGATGCGCGACTTTCAGAATCGTCTTTGCGCCAAGCTGGAGGAAACCGACGGCGGAGCTACCTTCCAAACCGATGCCTGGGACCACTCGCAGCGCGGGGGCGGCTACACCCGCGTTATTCAGAACGGTAACATTCTGGAGAAAGGTGGCGTGGCTTTCTCGGCGGTGTGGGGCGAAATGAGCGCTGCTGCCGCGCAACAGTTGCTCATGCCCGACCCTAGCTTTTTCGCCACCGGCGTATCAGTCGTGATGCACCCGAGGAGCCCGCGCCAGCCCATTGCCCACATGAACGTGCGCTACTTCGAGGCGGGTAATGGCGACGCATGGTTTGGCGGTGGCCTCGACCTGACCCCGATTTACGTGGATGAGCAGCAGGCCCGGCACTTCCACCGGCGCATCTACGAAGTGTGTCAGCGGCACAATCCGAACTACTACCCGCAGTTCAAGCGTTGGGCCGACGACTACTTCTACCTCCCCCATCGTCAGGAAACCCGCGGCGTGGGCGGCATCTTCTTCGACCGCTTGATGGTGGGCGAAGATGGTTCGTTTGAGGAGTTATTCGCCTTTGTGCAAGATGTAGGCAACCTGTTTGGCGCGGTGTACAGCGACATTCTGCTTGCCAACCGCACATTACCTTTCACCGAGCAGCAGAAACAGTGGCAGCTTATTCGCCGTGGCCGCTACGCCGAGTTCAACCTAGCTATCGACCGGGGCACGCGCTTCGGCCTAGAAACCAACGGCCGCACCGAAAGCATCCTGATGAGCCTGCCGCCGCAAGCCGAGTGGTACTACAACCGCCAGTCCGAGCCTGGTTCGCCGGAGGCCGCTACGCAAGCCTGGCTACGCAAAGACGTAGATTGGCTAAACTAGCTGCTGGGATGCGGATGCATGCAGCATTTACCAAATACTTAAATTAGAACGTCATGCTGAGCTGGTCGAAGCATCTCTACCGCCAAAGTAGCTCTAGGTAGAGATGCTTCGACCAGCTCAGCATGACGTTCTATTGGGTATCAATATTGATTCGGCTAGCGGCTCGTTTACGCTGAACTACCCTTAGCTTCCTCCAAGCTAAATGACTTCGCGCATGTGCTTGTAGTTGGTTTTGATGGTATCGAGCACCTCATCCATGCGGCCACCTAGGATGAGTTTGCTCATCGAAAGGGCAAACCCTTTCACTTGGTCAAACTCCACTTTGGGCGGCATAGCCAGGGCGTTGGGGTCGGTGAGAATGTTGATCAGGGCCGGCCCTGGGTGGGCAAACGCCTGCTCCAAGGTCTGTTGCACCTGGCCGGGCTCGTGCACCGTGAAGCTCTGAATCCCCATAGCCTGCCCAATGGCGGCAAAATCGGTGTTGGGCATGTCGGTTTGCCAATCGGGCAGGCCGGCCACTTCCATTTCCAATTTCACCATGCCGAGGGCCCGGTTGTTGAACACGATGACCTTGATGGGCAGCTTATACTGCACAATAGTCGACAAATCGCCGAGCAGCATGGTCAGGCCCCCGTCGCCGCACATAGCAATAACCTGCTGGCCGGGCCGGGCTAGGGCCGCACCGATGGCTTGCGGCATGGCGTTAGCCATAGAGCCGTGGTTCCACGAGCCCATCATTACGCGCTTGCCTGTGGCCTTAATGTAGCGGGCTCCCCACACGCAGCTCATGCCCGTATCGACGGTAAAAATGGCATCGTCGGCGGCGAGCTGGTCGATGACGACACTCACGTATTCGGGGTGAATGGCGTCGGTTTTGCCGGTGTCTTCCACGTAGGCGCGCATGTTTTCCTGCACCTGTTTGTAGAAGTCGAGCTGCTCTTTCAGGAAGCTGTCGTCGGTTTTCTGCCGGATCAGCGGAATGAGCGCTTGCAAGGTGGGCTTAATAGCCCCGCACAGACCTAGGTCGACTTTCGCCCGCCGTCCTAGCCGCTCGGGTCGAATGTCAATCTGCACGATCTTAGGCTTCACCGGCATAAAAGCCGTGTAGGGGAAGTCGGTGCCGAGCAGCACCAGCACCTCCGATTCGTGCATGCTGTGGTAGCCCGAGGGCATTCCCAGCAGGCCCGTCATACCCACTTCGTACGGATTAGCGTACTGAATTTCAAGCTTGCCACGGAACGTGTAGCCAATCGGCGATTGGAGCAAGCCTGCTAATTTGATCAACTCATCATGGGCTTCAGCGGCACCTAGGCCGCAATAGAGCGTGACTTTGTCATACTCATTAAGCAGACTGGCCAAGGATTGTAGCTCTAGGTCAGAAGGCCGGATGATGGGGTCAGTTCGGTATACCTGCATAGCAGTCATGCTTTCTTCTGCATCTGCGGCGGCCACGTCGCCGGGCAGCCCTACTACGGCCACGCCTTTGCGGCTAATAGCATGCTGAATACCTGCCTGAAACATGCGCGCAAACTGCTGCGGGGTGCTGGCCACTTGGTTGTAGCAACTGCAATCGTCGAACAGCTTAATCGTGTTCGTCTCCTGGAAGTGCTCCGTACCAAACTCAAAGCTAGCCTCGGTGGAAGCAATAGCAATGACCGGTGCCCCGGAGCGGTGGGCATCATACAGTCCGTTGATGAGGTGCACGTGACCAGGGCCGCTGCTGCCCGCGCAACACGCAATACCGTTAAGCTGTGCCTCGGCGCCGGCGGCGAAGGCCCCTGCCTCTTCGTGCCGCACGTGCACCCACTGTAACTGGTCGTTGCGCCGCACAGCATCGTTCACTTCGTTGAGACTGTCGCCCGTGACAGCATATATTCTCTTCACGCCGGCTTCTACCAGCATTTCTACAAGTTGTTCTGCTACTTTTTTGGCCATGATATCAGACTGAGGGTACAGAAGTAAGACCCTAGCTATACGCGACCACTTAGCATTTGAATGATGTGATAAAGACGGATTTTGCTTCCGCCACTCACGATTGGTCTGTGTTATCACTTCTTGCAAACGTTTGTATAGCCGCCGAATACACGTTTTGCGGAGCGAGCAGAACAAAGAGTTTTTTGATGCTATTCCGTTGCTGGCCTTATTGGCAGTCTAACACACACAACACTAAAAAGCAGAAGCAACCCTCATGTTTTGTGCTGCGCGTTGCTTTGAAGGCTAGGCTTTGTTCTCAGTCTGTAGTTACGGAATACGCACGCATACGGCAAACGATCTTGTCTAGCATCTTAACAACAAGGTTTCCGGACTACACAAAAGCCTCGGTACTTTTTTGACACAGAGGAAATTCTTACTTCTTGTCTTACATCAATTTGTGCTAATTGCTTTGGAGCATCTTATCCGTTGAGGTGGTAATAATGTATAGCCTAAGCAAGCACGACACTAGCTTCTAGCAAGCTCAACAGTAATGGCATGCTTTTATGCTGTTTGTCATGGTTCTAGCTTCCATAAGGCCTAGCCAAGGCACTTTATATATAAAATACAATTCCGATAATTTATCAATATTTAATATTTCAGCTATATGGACACTATAGGCACGCCATTTGGTAGAATGCCAGCATACTAGTGTATACTTTCATGAATGCAACGCTCGATTACCAATTACTTGTTCAGTGCGAAAGAGTAACCCTGCAAGACGTAACCGTTGTCGTAACCAATCCGATCAATCGGGCAGTCTGGCGCATTGATGGGGTGCGTCCTGTTTGGGCTCAGATGGGTGCTCAGCAAGTGGCTTTCTTTATCGTGGAGCGCTACATTCACGACCATTACTCGTTGCGCAATAACATAAACTTCACCGGTTTACAGAGTGCCATAGAGCGCGTTTTGCCACTCCCTCCCGATTTTACGGAGGCTGGATAGTCGAGTAAAGCTCAATCAATTCAGATCTAGGCATCCATTAGTATATCACCCAGTGATAACTAGGTCAAGCAATGCACGCTACCTAGTTGCACCCCGAATCGCTCTTTACTTATTGCCAACTATCCTCTCTGCTATTGCATAGGGGCATTTTAGTATCTAGTTATTATTTATACATTATTTATATTATTGCACTTTGCAATGCTTTTAACTTATCCGTTTTCTTCTTTAGCTAGTTGCTTTCCTTTCTATGAAGCTTTTACCCGCACTTCTCGGCTTGTTTACTTGCGCAACCACTTCACTATACGCTCAAGATCAGCAAGCTAACCTCCAATCTTTAGATACGGCATATGGCTTTCACGGCGCCCGCTTCGAGAAAGATACTTCCGCCTTCAAGGACCTTGCACTAGCAGAGAAAGCTGGTAATACCCGTTACTACCGACGTGGCAGTGAAATCAAAAAGCTGGGAGAGGGCGAGGCTGCTGATATTACGTATGGTTTTTATAAGGGCAAACTCGCGGTAGTAGTTATCAAAACCAAAGGCTTAAAAAACAGCCGAGCCGTACTAGCTGCCTTGCAGCAGCAGGCAGGGCCAGGAGTGAAAGCCAGTCCTTTCGCGCAGCGTTACTCGTGGAGTGCCAAGCTAGTACACATGAGCTACGAGGAAAATGCCATGAGCAACGACGCCGTGATCTTACTCACGTGTAAAAAAATCAAAGAGCAGGAGCTGAAGCAAGCGTTGCGCAACCGACCAACAGCCCCTGTTGGGTCCTAATAACAGCAGAAAGCAAAAGAGCCTCCTAGGAGGCTCTTTTGCTTTCTGCTGTTCTTCTTTCACCTAGCTTTTCGGGTTAGGTCTATCTCGTTCTTAGGCGGCCAGAAACGCCTCGATGGCTGCCAATGTCTCTAGGGGTGCGCTAAGGTGTGGACAATGGCCAGTAGTCTGTAGCTGAACTAGCTTTGCTTCGTGGAGATGCTCCAGCAGATACGCACCTACTTCCTCAGGCGCTACTGCATCTTGCTGGCATTGCAGCAGAAGCGTATTTGTAAGTAGCTGAGGCACTTCGGAGCGATTGTCGGATAAGAACGCGACCCGCGCAAAATGCTTCGCAATGGTTGAATCAGTATCGCAGAAGTACTTAGCTAGCTCCTCGCCTAATGAGTGATTATCAGGTCCCATGAGCAGGCCCGCAAACATATAAGCCCAGCCTGTGTAGTCGGCTTCCATCAATTGCAATAGTTGCTGTACGTCTTCCTGATCGAAGCCGCCGTAATAGCCAGGCTCGTTGACGTAGCACGGGGAAGGAGCGAGCATTATTACTTTCGAGAATTGCTCAGGCGCCTGAATAGCGGCTAACATCGCAATCATTGCCCCTACGGAGTGCCCTACAATCACTACCTCCTGTAGCTTCAGCACTTGGCAGATTTCGACTATATCCTGCGCGTAACCACCTAGGGTACTATACTTTTTCGAATCGTAGGCACTCACGTCTGATTCGCCAGCGCCTACATGATCGAACAGAATCAATTGATGACGTGCAGCCAGCGGTGTAGCCAGATAATGCCAGATTTGCTGATTACAGCCAAACCCATGGCATAGGATAATCGGAGTCTTCCCCTCTCCTATCACACGTACATTGTTGCGCTTCAGCACCTCATGGTTTGGATGATCACGCCCATCCCCATCAGCGCCAGCGTAAGCAAAGGTATCGAATACCGAAGAGCCGCTATTTTGCATTAAAAATAATGTTGAATAAATACAATTTCTTCAGTTTTTCACGCGTAAAGAAACCAAAAGTAAAGCTTTACAACGCAGTATTGTAATACAACATTTCTTAAAGTACTTATTCAAGTAGTTTATTTCAACAAATCCGCCTATATACCGAGTACGAACTACGTATTTTCCGCAATAAGATCATTCCATTCGGCTTGCTATTTTTTTAACCTTCGAGAAGACACCCCTCTTCAATAACACCTTGCTCTTAGCTCTTGCTTTGCTGTTCACTTTAAGGTTGAGCAAGTTTTATATATCCTTACACTTCTCTTTAATGCATTCTTAATCTGTCACCTACGCCTTATATAGCTGAACCTTCTATTATGGTTTTCATGCTTAGCTAGCTTTTATTCGTATCAGCATAGTACATCCTCTTTTATCAGATATGGCTACTTCCCACGATCATACGGCGCTTGTGACAGGTGCCTCTAGCGGCATTGGCTATGAGCTGGCAAAACTGTTTGCGCAAGATGGCATCAACCTGGTGTTGGTGGCTCGCCGGAAAGAGCTTCTGGAGAAGATCAAGGCGGATTTTGAGCCACGATACGGGATTAGAGTCGAATGCATCGACTTGGATTTATCCATAAGCAGCAAGGTTCAGGAGCTTTATCAATTGTGCCAGGCACACAAGCTAAAAATTGACTACCTGGTCAACAATGCGGGCTATGGTGCCTACGGGGCAGTGACGCAAGCCGATCCGGCCGTGTACGAGAACATGCTCACCCTGAATATTGTCACGCTTACCACCCTCACGACGTTGTTTGTGAAAGAGATGGTGCAGCGTCGGTTTGGGCGTATCTTGAATATTGGATCGTTGGCAGCCTTCCAATCATTGCCCAACCTAGCCGCTTACGGCGCCTCCAAAACGTATGTGATGCACTTTACCGAAGGGCTGCATGCGGAACTGAAAGGCACTGGCGTCACAGCGACGGTGCTAAACCCCGGTCTCACCGAAACCGGCTTTGTCGAGCGGGCCGATATGGGGCGGTCGGCGCAGGCGCAGCGCACCATGCTGCAGGCTGATGCGGTGGCCCGAGCCGGCTATCGAGGCATGATGCGAGGCAAGCTCAACATCGTACCAGGCTGGCAAAACAGAATACTAGCGTTCACCGCCGGCGTGACGCCCTCGCGAAAGCTGTTGCTCGCTGTTTCCTCCTTTGTGATGCGGGAAGCAGGTAAAAGGCGGTAGGCCAGACCGGGGCATAAGTAAGCGCCTATACACCGTGCAACAACTCGACTTACTGCGTCACGGCCACGGGCTGGCGTAGCACTGGTTGCAATACCGTCCAGACGGTGCGGGCTACTAGGCGGTGACCTTCTGGGGTTGGGTGAATACCGTCGCGCTGGTTTAGTTTAGCTACCCCACCGACGCCTTCCAGCAGGAATGGAATAAGGGTGAGCTTATTTTTCTGCGCTAAGTCGCCGTAGAGTTGCTTGAACTGCTTGGCATAATCGACACCTAGGTTTGGCGGAATTTGCATGCCCGCAAGCACAATCTTGGCCTGCGGGCTCAGCTGGCGCACAGTATCGATAATGGCTTGCAGATTGCGGCGCGTGTTAGTGAGCGGAATGCCGCGGAGACCATCGTTGCCACCTAGCTCTAGCACGAATACGGCTACCGGCTTACGCAGCACCCACCCGACGCGGCTGCGGCCACCGGCGGTGGTTTCGCCGCTCAGACCCGCATTTACTACCGTGTACGCTAAGCCCGCAGAATCAATTTTCTGGCCTATTAAGGCGGGGAAAGCTTGTTCGGGGTCGACACCTAGGCCAGCGGTAATGCTGTTGCCGAAGAAAAGAACGGTGGGCTTCGGAGCGGCTTTGTCCGGCGCGGCAGCCTTGGGAGTAGCAGCGGGAGCTTCGGCGGTGTCAGCAGCGGGTTGCGAGTTGTTGTTGCAGCCACCAACCAGGAGAAGCATCCAGCAACTAAGGAGGAACGAAACTGTTTTCATGCAGACAGCAATTTTTTCGAGTATACGCGGAACGGCAGAAAATATCGTAACGGCTAGCGCGTCTTCGTAGTAACTGCTTATGGAGTTGTCAGTCTAAGCGCGATGAGGAAGCTGGGTAAATCGTTGTTGTGATAAACTCCGATTCCTCATGCTGCTCGGAATGACAAGTGCCTTCCTCCTCTATTTCCTTGGTATTCGCCGCCGCTTTCCCAGCGGCTCATTTATTCTTGTTTTGTGCTCAAAGTAGAAAACCTTACCAAATCATACACCAGCGGCGGCCGGTCGCTCACGGTACTAGAATCCGTCAGCTTCGAGCTGCAGCCCGGCGACACGTTCTCCATTGTGGGGCCTTCGGGCAGCGGCAAAACCACGTTGCTTGGCCTCTGCGCCGGCCTTGACCGGGCGTCGTCGGGCAGCGTGTGGCTCAATGGTATCCAGCTCGACAACCTCAACGAAGACCAGCGGGCAGCCGTGCGCAATGAGCACGTGGGCTTCATCTTCCAGAACTTCCAGCTGTTGCCAACCCTCACGGCCCTCGAAAACGTGCTGGTGCCGCTGGAGCTGCGCGGCGTTTCGGGCGGCACCAAAGCGGCGCAGGCGTTGCTG
This Hymenobacter sp. GOD-10R DNA region includes the following protein-coding sequences:
- a CDS encoding SDR family oxidoreductase, producing MATSHDHTALVTGASSGIGYELAKLFAQDGINLVLVARRKELLEKIKADFEPRYGIRVECIDLDLSISSKVQELYQLCQAHKLKIDYLVNNAGYGAYGAVTQADPAVYENMLTLNIVTLTTLTTLFVKEMVQRRFGRILNIGSLAAFQSLPNLAAYGASKTYVMHFTEGLHAELKGTGVTATVLNPGLTETGFVERADMGRSAQAQRTMLQADAVARAGYRGMMRGKLNIVPGWQNRILAFTAGVTPSRKLLLAVSSFVMREAGKRR
- a CDS encoding alpha/beta hydrolase, whose translation is MQNSGSSVFDTFAYAGADGDGRDHPNHEVLKRNNVRVIGEGKTPIILCHGFGCNQQIWHYLATPLAARHQLILFDHVGAGESDVSAYDSKKYSTLGGYAQDIVEICQVLKLQEVVIVGHSVGAMIAMLAAIQAPEQFSKVIMLAPSPCYVNEPGYYGGFDQEDVQQLLQLMEADYTGWAYMFAGLLMGPDNHSLGEELAKYFCDTDSTIAKHFARVAFLSDNRSEVPQLLTNTLLLQCQQDAVAPEEVGAYLLEHLHEAKLVQLQTTGHCPHLSAPLETLAAIEAFLAA
- a CDS encoding ABC transporter ATP-binding protein: MLKVENLTKSYTSGGRSLTVLESVSFELQPGDTFSIVGPSGSGKTTLLGLCAGLDRASSGSVWLNGIQLDNLNEDQRAAVRNEHVGFIFQNFQLLPTLTALENVLVPLELRGVSGGTKAAQALLERVGLGGRGHHYPTQLSGGEQQRVSLARAFANRPKILFADEPTGNLDADTSATVVDLLFGLNREAGTTLVLVTHDLELAAKTQRVVRIKGGSVVSDSLTQRTAASTPAQ
- a CDS encoding arylesterase, whose protein sequence is MLLLVGGCNNNSQPAADTAEAPAATPKAAAPDKAAPKPTVLFFGNSITAGLGVDPEQAFPALIGQKIDSAGLAYTVVNAGLSGETTAGGRSRVGWVLRKPVAVFVLELGGNDGLRGIPLTNTRRNLQAIIDTVRQLSPQAKIVLAGMQIPPNLGVDYAKQFKQLYGDLAQKNKLTLIPFLLEGVGGVAKLNQRDGIHPTPEGHRLVARTVWTVLQPVLRQPVAVTQ
- a CDS encoding thiamine pyrophosphate-dependent enzyme, coding for MAKKVAEQLVEMLVEAGVKRIYAVTGDSLNEVNDAVRRNDQLQWVHVRHEEAGAFAAGAEAQLNGIACCAGSSGPGHVHLINGLYDAHRSGAPVIAIASTEASFEFGTEHFQETNTIKLFDDCSCYNQVASTPQQFARMFQAGIQHAISRKGVAVVGLPGDVAAADAEESMTAMQVYRTDPIIRPSDLELQSLASLLNEYDKVTLYCGLGAAEAHDELIKLAGLLQSPIGYTFRGKLEIQYANPYEVGMTGLLGMPSGYHSMHESEVLVLLGTDFPYTAFMPVKPKIVQIDIRPERLGRRAKVDLGLCGAIKPTLQALIPLIRQKTDDSFLKEQLDFYKQVQENMRAYVEDTGKTDAIHPEYVSVVIDQLAADDAIFTVDTGMSCVWGARYIKATGKRVMMGSWNHGSMANAMPQAIGAALARPGQQVIAMCGDGGLTMLLGDLSTIVQYKLPIKVIVFNNRALGMVKLEMEVAGLPDWQTDMPNTDFAAIGQAMGIQSFTVHEPGQVQQTLEQAFAHPGPALINILTDPNALAMPPKVEFDQVKGFALSMSKLILGGRMDEVLDTIKTNYKHMREVI